One Hemitrygon akajei chromosome 11, sHemAka1.3, whole genome shotgun sequence DNA segment encodes these proteins:
- the rai1 gene encoding transcription factor 20, whose amino-acid sequence MQSFRDPGGFQGAQQNFQQVRADSARMDTYRQQNSVAQTYEAHRISSKEYYNQQAFQSYSTNATGSYFSGTKQVPAQHPQSRSSNYQSSGYSRQFQSEGQPSKWGSPASSVGGLSQYVQDSFKGSVPSTTSVAAYPQQHMTGGAAQNPPGPHTHFIQQPHHKPVMHQATTYVPRAAHFNQAFQSSPSTYPAVQDYSNSSRSYEGFAQVPISSRYDQQAGGTPDYSTQASYAYKAAITKPGGFEQSKVAHVKQQNLQYHNQTKMHLLNQSPQVYYQPDAPVKSPEQFYQTFSPTSTHSSVSTVVRSPSYSSTPSPLMPTPEALQFAPPSEAGSIAPDLKSNISHLMPTVTNSTNQISSKSQADACKVFLKDKIPEKLLSDGAFSSLVALSSQVENIPRTVQQLLLSNTLAPHRKIAKRLPKKSELLKELKSSKESMYSEEALSAQTDLQEGDYSSSPDDQMQKGHFFQNHSVNLDALRKNLDSILACSVTSPNEVVAETKADDSGLSKENCSASSGLSTLVADGQPSLFGKDDTKASSVIILKDSFKERLEPELKFNHLDEDKESKGSPLNLDSGDNFYGHLTRPKHLGQTLSSDCNEGRVKGDYSMMTKGFGDSCSESQFLPNRMDSTNLLQPLAGDYKDNLVSSLSGSNHQYCSSLISSASQDLEKLNLLDLPDKRGKEQSEEWEELEAVTPECDLQKQFLQKVHVSSKEQSPFQADLTHAGFTQALEGMKEADERDSKDIDSRNSELRLLAPEQEPPKTDLADDKETATEPDDSMVPQDQATALSERKSVICDTSPTRAAAKEIVPSHTQGNSGVTEGKPSAAESSEDKVGLSAGPRLLGPSVIHVGPAILAESKVDQEETSGAEGFPDHLTEDALEPKAAETTELPALSSDLINSALTEIENGPTKVSGSRGGRVRRLSSRVAQGTGPRGKEHSLSQQEDNLQHLKIVPTKPRCLGPLRDRAKGKTLQEGSAATEAVVNVPTRMCTRSSSALLDTELSLQSRALLRRKMGSQREDGSRELSSRQRSPLDSDKCLIHRQGLSAGVRAHLAPSVAQGRPSCTGHPDQQLKGRDLLSQEPNSYKSVVLRARTRAQGMIMHKDVKQRKNCDLTASRCFTTRNNSLMAKPQKQLTARQETPDYIEGEIAAEKLKARNSASRLEGVEEQKFPLSHPLKRKGYCTFPLIPAKRQHQMLKATDIRTEKQKQSPGPSSDTNLGNTEEPLQGTSCKGLSEHANSKEPSQPDPSCHSGISLKTPPKTKILPPRKGRGLKLEAIVQKITSPNSKSFACSNYSDSNAPCLTLDEILSLKEEKLNENASSETLSEQNKLMAKDAAPKLALMDLSKKCLIPSKRLKEDNEIKTQEKSCPRAMTDVKVTAEPEVTELGDQNTAGEKEEEVTTVPDNSPQLSSTFSVLAPILDPGTATEGESGQDTVETKRHTPPKCCLSPAKRHSQLSGSKVKQTKGSCKVKRPGGRGGRRRRKHLKESKITKTAHRRKKQMKRRNLPLVDSKEPVIRLKYVSYKMPRASNKTLAFSPYIRVEKNNVVSSFCTIINTLSEEQSSIQKMKKRSTASQAPMSMSKTLPTSSAMLPGPVVLDSTKQGYLLCCLCGRAKNHKELGDLFGPYYPEDYIPPLTKNQHVRGKFEIKIGVKETPSRLSAEPKVVDSENESMASNKEKAVEVEDQGPLRTSSREKCKKLSCYCCEKTTEDSELKKARRRVGVEEEPQPLELPLDPQERWLHGACAVWTSGIYLAAGKLYGLQEAVEMASEMRCSMCEQTGATLGCYSKGCNQKYHYICAIESGCQLSEENFSMKCSKHKSILSKIL is encoded by the exons ATGCAGTCCTTCCGAGACCCTGGGGGCTTCCAAGGTGCCCAGCAAAACTTCCAACAGGTACGGGCCGACTCTGCCCGCATGGACACTTACAGGCAGCAGAACTCTGTAGCCCAGACCTACGAGGCTCATCGGATCAGCTCAAAGGAGTATTACAACCAGCAAGCCTTCCAGAGTTACAGCACCAATGCCACCGGCAGTTACTTCAGTGGCACAAAACAAGTCCCTGCCCAACACCCACAGAGCAGATCTTCCAATTACCAGAGCAGTGGCTACTCCAGACAGTTTCAGAGTGAAGGGCAGCCCTCGAAGTGGGGGTCTCCGGCCTCTTCAGTCGGAGGACTGTCCCAGTACGTGCAAGACTCTTTTAAAGGTTCCGTCCCTTCGACAACCAGCGTGGCTGCCTACCCCCAGCAGCACATGACAGGCGGTGCTGCCCAGAACCCGCCAGGTCCACACACTCATTTCATTCAGCAGCCTCATCACAAGCCTGTGATGCACCAGGCCACCACCTACGTCCCCCGAGCAGCCCACTTCAACCAGGCGTTTCAGTCCTCACCCAGCACCTACCCCGCGGTCCAGGATTACAGCAATTCCTCCCGCTCCTACGAAGGCTTCGCACAAGTGCCCATAAGCTCCCGGTATGACCAGCAGGCCGGGGGCACACCAGACTATTCCACCCAAGCCAGCTATGCGTACAAAGCTGCCATTACCAAGCCCGGGGGGTTCGAGCAGAGTAAAGTGGCTCATGTCAAACAACAAAACCTTCAGTATCACAACCAGACAAAGATGCACCTTTTAAACCAGTCACCGCAAGTCTACTACCAGCCTGATGCTCCTGTGAAATCTCCAGAGCAATTCTATCAGACCTTTAGCCCAACGTCCACCCACTCTTCTGTCTCCACCGTGGTCAGATCCCCGTCTTACAGCTCCACTCCGTCTCCACTGATGCCCACCCCTGAGGCTCTGCAGTTTGCGCCCCCCTCTGAAGCAGGTTCCATAGCACCTGACCTCAAGAGCAATATTTCCCACCTGATGCCCACCGTCACCAATTCCACCAACCAGATCTCCAGCAAGAGCCAGGCTGATGCTTGCAAGGTCTTCCTCAAAGATAAAATTCCTGAGAAATTGCTGTCAGACGGAGCTTTCAGCAGCCTGGTAGCACTGAGCTCACAGGTGGAAAACATCCCCAGGACAGTCCAACAGCTCTTGCTGTCCAACACGTTGGCTCCTCACAGGAAGATAGCCAAACGGCTGCCCAAGAAGTCAGAACTGTTAAAGGAGCTGAAAAGCTCCAAGGAAAGCATGTATTCAGAAGAAGCACTATCAGCACAGACCGACCTGCAGGAGGGCGACTATTCCAGCAGCCCTGACGATCAGATGCAGAAGGGGCATTTCTTTCAGAACCACTCCGTGAATCTGGATGCCCTGAGGAAGAACCTGGACTCCATCCTGGCCTGTTCTGTAACCTCTCCCAATGAGGTGGTGGCAGAAACCAAAGCCGATGACTCGGGGCTGAGCAAGGAAAACTGTTCTGCTTCTTCAGGCTTGTCCACGCTGGTGGCAGATGGGCAACCAAGCCTTTTTGGGAAAGACGACACAAAGGCCTCCAGTGTCATTATTCTCAAGGACTCCTTCAAGGAAAGATTGGAACCAGAACTTAAATTCAATCATCTTGACGAGGACAAAGAAAGCAAGGGCTCTCCGTTAAACTTGGATAGTGGTGATAACTTTTATGGCCATCTCACTCGGCCAAAGCATTTGGGCCAGACTCTCAGCTCAGACTGTAACGAGGGGAGAGTTAAGGGTGACTACTCAATGATGACAAAGGGGTTTGGTGATAGTTGTAGTGAATCTCAGTTTCTCCCCAATAGAATGGACAGCACTAACCTCTTACAGCCGTTGGCAGGAGATTACAAAGATAATTTGGTTTCCTCTCTGTCTGGCAGTAACCATCAGTACTGCTCCTCGCTGATATCAAGTGCCTCACAGGATCTGGAAAAGCTGAATCTTTTGGACTTGCCTGATAAGAGAGGGAAGGAGCAGTCAGAGGAGTGGGAGGAATTGGAGGCTGTTACTCCTGAGTGTGACCTTCAGAAGCAGTTCCTCCAGAAAGTACATGTCAGCTCCAAAGAGCAGAGTCCTTTTCAGGCAGACTTGACCCATGCAGGGTTCACCCAAGCTTTGGAAGGGATGAAGGAAGCTGACGAGAGAGACTCTAAGGACATCGATAGCAGGAATTCTGAACTGAGACTTCTGGCCCCAGAACAGGAGCCACCAAAGACTGACCTGGCAGATGATAAGGAGACAGCAACAGAACCAGATGATTCCATGGTCCCACAAGATCAGGCCACTGCTTTATCTGAGAGAAAATCTGTTATCTGTGATACCTCTCCCACGCGAGCTGCTGCCAAAGAGATTGTTCCTTCACACACACAGGGGAACAGTGGCGTAACAGAGGGCAAACCAAGTGCGGCAGAGAGCAGTGAGGACAAAGTGGGTCTGAGTGCTGGTCCCCGCCTGCTGGGGCCCTCTGTTATTCATGTGGGACCAGCCATACTGGCAGAGTCAAAGGTTGACCAGGAGGAGACCTCAGGAGCTGAGGGCTTCCCAGATCACCTGACAGAAGATGCCTTGGAGCCCAAGGCAGCAGAGACAACTGAGCTGCCGGCACTCTCCTCTGATCTAATCAACTCAGCGTTAACTGAAATAGAAAATGGTCCCACCAAGGTGTCGGGAAGCAGAGGTGGCCGAGTCCGGAGACTCTCGTCAAGAGTGGCACAAGGAACTGGGCCGAGGGGCAAAGAGCATTCGCTGTCACAGCAAGAAGACAACCTCCAGCATCTAAAGATAGTACCTACCAAACCGAGGTGTTTGGGGCCCCTGAGAGATCGAGCTAAAGGCAAAACCCTGCAGGAGGGGAGTGCTGCCACTGAGGCAGTCGTGAATGTGCCCACCCGAATGTGTACCCGATCCTCCAGTGCCCTGCTTGACACAGAACTGAGCCTCCAGTCGCGGGCTCTTCTGAGAAGGAAGATGGGCTCTCAGAGAGAAGATGGGTCAAGGGAGCTAAGCTCCAGGCAGCGGTCACCCTTGGATTCAGACAAGTGTCTGATCCACAGGCAAGGTCTCAGTGCAGGTGTCCGAGCACACCTCGCCCCCTCGGTGGCCCAGGGTCGGCCCAGCTGCACTGGCCACCCTGATCAACAGCTGAAGGGTCGCGACCTCTTGAGCCAGGAGCCCAATTCCTATAAATCTGTTGTGCTAAGGGCCAGGACAAGGGCGCAGGGAATGATAATGCACAAAGATGTGAAACAGCGAAAGAATTGCGATCTCACTGCCAGCCGATGTTTCACTACCAGAAATAACTCATTGATGGCAAAGCCTCAAAAACAGTTAACTGCCAGGCAAGAGACACCAGACTACATTGAAGGGGAGATTGCGGCTGAAAAGTTAAAGGCACGAAACTCGGCTTCAAGGCTAGAGGGAGTAGAGGAGCAAAAATTTCCCCTATCACATCCTTTGAAACGAAAAGGTTATTGCACTTTTCCATTAATCCCGGCCAAAAGGCAACACCAGATGTTAAAAGCGACTGATATCAGGACAGAGAAACAGAAACAATCACCTGGTCCTTCATCAGACACTAATCTAGGCAACACAGAGGAACCCCTTCAAGGTACCAGCTGCAAGGGGCTTTCAGAGCACGCCAACAGCAAGGAACCCTCCCAACCTGACCCAAGCTGCCACTCGGGGATTTCTCTCAAGACCCCACCGAAGACCAAAATTCTCCCTCCCCGAAAAGGCAGGGGCCTCAAATTAGAAGCCATTGTGCAGAAGATCACTTCTCCAAACTCCAAGTCATTCGCCTGTAGCAACTATTCCGATAGCAATGCACCCTGCCTGACCCTGGATGAGATCCTCTCCCTGAAGGAAGAGAAATTGAATGAAAACGCCAGCAGTGAGACATTGTCCGAACAGAACAAACTGATGGCCAAAGATGCTGCTCCAAAGCTTGCCCTGATGGATCTAAGTAAAAAATGCCTTATCCCTTCCAAAAGACTCAAAGAGGACAATGAAATCAAGACACAGGAAAAGAGTTGTCCCCGTGCGATGACTGATGTGAAGGTGACAGCAGAGCCAGAAGTCACAGAGCTGGGAGACCAGAACACTGcaggggagaaagaggaggaggtcaCCACTGTTCCTGACAATTCTCCTCAGCTCTCTTCCACCTTCTCAGTTTTGGCTCCCATTTTGGATCCAGGCACAGCAACAGAGGGGGAGAGTGGTCAGGACACTGTGGAGACGAAAAGGCATACTCCTCCCAAATGTTGCCTCTCTCCTGCAAAGAGACACAGTCAGCTGTCGGGGAGTAAGGTCAAACAGACCAAGGGTAGTTGCAAAGTGAAAAGGCCAGGCGGCCGAGGcggcaggaggaggaggaaacaCCTCAAAGAGAGCAAGATCACAAAAACTGCCCACAGGCGCAAGAAGCAGATGAAGAGAAGGAATCTCCCATTGGTGGACAGCAAGGAGCCCGTAATACGCCTGAAGTATGTATCATACAAGATGCCAAGAGCAAGTAACAAAACTCTGGCTTTTTCCCCTTACATACGTGTAGAGAAGAATAACGTGGTTTCGTCCTTCTGCACCATTATCAACACATTGTCAGAGGAACAATCCAGCATCCAGAAGATGAAGAAGAGGTCTACGGCTTCACAGGCCCCTATGTCGATGAGCAAGACGCTACCAACATCTTCAGCAATGTTACCGGGTCCAGTGGTGTTGGATTCCACCAAGCAGGGTTATCTGCTCTGCTGTTTATGTGGAAGAGCCAAAAATCACAAGGAACTTGGAGACTTGTTTGGACCCTATTACCCAGAGGACTACATCCCACCACTGACAAAGAACCAACACGTTCGGGGAAAATTTGAGATCAAAATTGGTGTTAAGGAAACACCCAGTAGGCTGTCTGCTGAGCCCAAAGTGGTGGACTCGGAGAATGAGAGCATGGCCAGTAACAAGGAGAAGGCAGTTGAGGTGGAAGATCAGGGTCCACTTCGGACCAGCTCAAGAGAGAAGTGCAAGAAGTTGAGCTGCTACTGCTGTGAGAAGACGACGGAAGACTCAGAGCTAAAGAAGGCAAGGAGGAGAGTGGGTGTGGAGGAAGAGCCACAGCCTCTGGAGCTGCCTCTCGACCCACAGGAGCGCTGGCTGCACGGGGCCTGTGCGGTGTGGACCAGCGGCATCTACCTGGCAGCCGGGAAGCTGTACGGTCTGCAGGAAGCAGTGGAAATGGCCAGTGAGATG AGATGCTCTATGTGTGAGCAGACGGGCGCCACTCTTGGCTGCTATTCCAAGGGATGCAATCAGAAATATCATTATATCTGTGCCATTGAATCGG GATGCCAATTAAGTGAGGAGAATTTTTCAATGAAGTGCTCGAAGCATAAG